One region of Actinomycetota bacterium genomic DNA includes:
- a CDS encoding ABC transporter permease subunit, producing the protein MVGLVARILFLGLIDSLAFWAGTHLVVSSNWLALTWLVITTVIINIVYLAKRTKASRWLLPGTILLVIFQIYPVLFTAVAAFSNYSTEHFVSRDEARKAVLLSYVQQVEDSPEYPIRAIHKGKEFGLLIVNPETEKVYLGTEDAATEIPSPKFDSDGLPLPPADWNVYSDDQINSSESIQNSLTDFASPISKDTYIKGDTYPVGYEYSTTVIYDAKKDQLIDTTTGYVFKEVEGAFVAEDGTSLTPGWRVNVGFKNFHSVITDPVVRGPFVRVLIWTFVYAFLTVITTFILGLTLALILNHPGVKGRKFLRSSLIIPYAMPGFLSLLIWAGFLNDDFGVINNLLGTNIPWLTDAFWAKVSTVLVNLWLGFPYMFLICTGAIQSIPAELAEAASVDGAKPRQILTRIKLPLLMVTVSPLLIGSFAYNFNNFGGIYLLTGGGPPAADSEIAGSTDILISYTYKLAIESGHGNDYGLACAISILIFFIVAGISTLSFTRTRALETLN; encoded by the coding sequence GTGGTTGGCTTAGTTGCCCGAATTCTGTTCTTGGGACTTATTGATTCTTTGGCATTTTGGGCTGGAACCCACTTAGTAGTTTCCAGCAACTGGTTAGCCTTGACCTGGTTGGTAATTACCACTGTGATTATCAACATCGTCTATTTGGCCAAGCGAACTAAGGCTTCTCGCTGGCTGTTGCCAGGCACCATTCTGTTAGTAATTTTCCAGATCTATCCGGTCTTATTTACTGCAGTAGCTGCTTTTAGCAATTATTCGACCGAACACTTTGTCAGCAGAGATGAAGCCCGAAAGGCCGTGCTGCTTTCATATGTTCAGCAGGTTGAAGATAGTCCTGAATACCCAATTCGAGCTATCCACAAAGGTAAAGAGTTCGGACTTCTGATAGTCAATCCAGAGACCGAGAAGGTTTACTTAGGCACCGAAGATGCAGCAACAGAGATTCCCTCTCCTAAATTTGATTCAGATGGCCTGCCGCTGCCTCCAGCGGATTGGAATGTATACAGTGACGATCAAATCAATTCGTCCGAGTCAATCCAAAATTCGCTCACGGACTTCGCCTCTCCGATAAGTAAGGACACTTACATAAAAGGTGATACCTATCCCGTTGGCTATGAGTATTCCACCACCGTAATCTATGACGCCAAAAAAGATCAGTTGATAGATACAACAACTGGATATGTTTTCAAGGAAGTCGAAGGTGCATTCGTAGCTGAAGACGGCACTTCACTAACACCTGGTTGGCGAGTAAATGTAGGATTCAAGAATTTTCACTCTGTAATCACTGATCCGGTAGTCCGAGGCCCATTTGTTCGAGTTTTGATTTGGACCTTCGTCTACGCATTCTTAACTGTGATAACTACCTTTATCCTGGGCTTAACTTTGGCTTTGATTTTGAATCATCCAGGCGTCAAAGGTCGCAAGTTCTTGAGATCCTCGCTAATTATTCCGTACGCAATGCCCGGCTTTTTGTCTTTACTGATCTGGGCCGGCTTCCTTAATGATGATTTTGGCGTTATCAATAATTTGCTCGGAACAAACATTCCCTGGCTAACGGATGCATTTTGGGCAAAAGTATCAACGGTGCTGGTTAATTTATGGCTTGGTTTCCCTTACATGTTCCTAATTTGCACGGGCGCTATTCAGTCCATTCCAGCCGAGCTCGCCGAAGCGGCCTCGGTAGATGGAGCAAAACCGCGCCAGATACTTACCAGAATCAAATTGCCATTACTGATGGTCACCGTATCTCCATTGCTAATTGGATCCTTTGCCTACAATTTCAATAATTTTGGCGGCATTTATCTATTGACTGGTGGTGGACCTCCAGCTGCAGATTCTGAAATTGCTGGCTCAACCGATATTTTGATTTCCTACACCTACAAGTTGGCTATTGAATCGGGACACGGTAACGATTACGGTCTGGCTTGTGCTATTTCGATCTTGATCTTCTTTATTGTTGCGGGCATCTCAACACTTTCATTCACCCGTACCCGTGCTTTAGAGACTTTGAACTAG
- a CDS encoding extracellular solute-binding protein, with translation MKSKKVGIVGGIVAAAMLVTGLTMPAAQAATVVTIWTDLDRASAFQSWAKAFNRKHKSIVVNVIGKDGHKDKLKTVSDTDAPDIIVGAHDWIGPLQSDGSILPLTIANASQFDKRDKDAFKLGGATYGVPVAVENVALFRNANLVPKAPKKMADIELDCKKFFKKNKKAKFCLAVSPGDPYHMYPFFSGLGGYIFGGSSGNWNTNKLGIANSKFLKNSTLIDKWYREKLFNVNVTGDTALAAFTGKQAPYMVTGPWNLDKIRLKNINYEMSPFPTVVKGFKAVPFYGVQGAMRTKWAAPGKHKNVLQVNQVLADLTTKDAQLRIANLTIRTPANKLARAAFKDPDSAAFFKAGQGAITMPQILAMGAVWTPLGNAWSQVKTEKLASKRFKKAQSTISKAIK, from the coding sequence ATGAAAAGTAAGAAAGTTGGAATAGTAGGTGGCATAGTAGCTGCAGCTATGTTGGTAACAGGGTTGACAATGCCTGCAGCTCAGGCAGCAACTGTAGTTACGATTTGGACCGATTTGGACCGGGCAAGTGCATTTCAATCATGGGCTAAGGCCTTTAACCGAAAGCATAAGTCAATTGTCGTAAATGTTATCGGCAAGGACGGCCATAAAGATAAATTGAAGACTGTTTCGGATACTGATGCTCCAGACATTATCGTGGGCGCGCATGACTGGATTGGCCCACTGCAATCAGATGGTTCGATTCTTCCGCTGACAATAGCCAATGCTTCCCAGTTTGATAAGCGCGACAAGGATGCATTCAAACTCGGTGGTGCCACCTATGGCGTGCCAGTAGCTGTCGAAAATGTGGCACTGTTCCGAAATGCAAACTTGGTGCCTAAAGCACCAAAGAAGATGGCAGATATCGAGTTGGACTGCAAGAAGTTTTTTAAGAAGAACAAGAAAGCAAAATTCTGTCTCGCAGTTTCGCCAGGTGATCCGTATCACATGTACCCATTCTTTTCTGGACTAGGCGGATATATATTCGGTGGCTCATCAGGGAACTGGAACACCAACAAACTGGGAATTGCAAACAGCAAGTTCCTCAAGAATTCAACCTTGATTGACAAGTGGTATCGCGAGAAACTGTTTAATGTAAATGTGACTGGCGATACTGCTCTTGCAGCTTTTACCGGCAAGCAAGCCCCATACATGGTTACAGGTCCATGGAACTTGGACAAGATCCGACTAAAGAACATCAATTACGAGATGTCACCATTCCCAACGGTAGTTAAGGGATTCAAGGCAGTTCCGTTTTATGGCGTGCAGGGTGCGATGCGCACTAAGTGGGCAGCGCCTGGCAAGCATAAGAACGTGTTGCAGGTAAACCAGGTTCTTGCGGATCTGACAACCAAGGACGCACAACTTCGGATTGCAAATCTAACCATTCGGACTCCGGCAAATAAACTTGCTCGAGCTGCCTTTAAAGATCCTGACAGCGCGGCATTCTTCAAGGCCGGTCAAGGTGCAATCACCATGCCGCAGATTCTGGCGATGGGCGCTGTTTGGACTCCGTTAGGTAATGCTTGGAGCCAGGTCAAGACCGAGAAACTTGCTTCCAAGCGGTTCAAGAAAGCGCAGTCAACCATCTCGAAAGCAATAAAGTAA
- a CDS encoding sugar ABC transporter permease, translated as MSTQTLDSVAARQVQSRAPKKRNKNRGKLWWRYLTAVLAFLFAVMPIVWVMMAALNPAGTLSTLNLHWSDFGLDNFRFLFGKHDISNDVTYENYPYLHWYGNSLMISSVAAILQVTVATVAAYAFSRIAFKGRRLSLGGLLILQMFPQILSFIALFLIMQKIGTIFPFMGTGTIAGLILIYLGGAMGYNTYLLKGFFDTIPRELDEAAIVDGATANQVFMKIILPLAAPMLAVVMLLSFIGLMNDFVLASIFLTKTDQMTLAVGLRSFISGRYASNWGVFAAGAMLAALPVVILFQVLQRFIVEGLSAGSVKG; from the coding sequence ATGTCAACTCAAACTTTGGATTCTGTGGCAGCTCGCCAGGTGCAGTCGCGTGCACCGAAAAAGCGCAACAAGAATAGAGGCAAACTTTGGTGGCGGTATTTAACCGCCGTCCTAGCATTTTTATTCGCTGTCATGCCAATTGTCTGGGTAATGATGGCAGCCTTGAATCCGGCTGGCACACTTTCAACTCTGAATTTGCACTGGAGCGACTTTGGTCTTGATAACTTCCGATTCTTATTCGGCAAGCATGACATTAGCAATGACGTAACTTATGAGAATTATCCATACCTACATTGGTATGGTAACTCGCTCATGATTTCTTCTGTGGCAGCAATCTTGCAAGTAACAGTCGCAACTGTGGCCGCTTACGCATTTAGTCGCATTGCTTTCAAAGGGCGCCGACTTAGTCTTGGTGGACTGCTCATTCTGCAAATGTTTCCCCAGATCCTTTCTTTCATTGCACTCTTTTTGATTATGCAGAAAATCGGAACAATTTTCCCATTCATGGGAACTGGCACCATTGCCGGACTAATTCTTATTTATTTGGGCGGGGCAATGGGCTACAACACTTATTTGCTCAAGGGCTTCTTTGACACCATACCTCGTGAGCTCGATGAGGCGGCAATTGTTGATGGAGCTACCGCTAACCAAGTGTTCATGAAAATCATTTTGCCATTGGCAGCCCCAATGCTCGCGGTAGTTATGTTGCTCTCCTTCATCGGACTCATGAACGACTTCGTCTTAGCCAGCATTTTCTTGACTAAGACCGATCAGATGACCCTGGCTGTTGGCCTTCGTTCATTTATTTCAGGGCGATACGCATCAAACTGGGGGGTATTTGCGGCTGGCGCCATGTTGGCTGCGCTACCAGTTGTAATCCTCTTCCAAGTACTTCAGCGCTTCATCGTCGAGGGACTATCCGCAGGCTCTGTTAAGGGCTAG